From a region of the Posidoniimonas polymericola genome:
- a CDS encoding DUF1501 domain-containing protein, whose product MTANKRHRDFCGRTRREFVWETGCGFGAAALTGMLARDAGAARLAGENPLAPAPPTGIGKAKSVIFLFMYGGPSHIDTFDYKPSMVGMDGKTIEVKTFGRGGHKNQGRIVEPRWKFRQRGECGKWVSDLYPHLGGCVDDIAFLHSMTAESPIHGSAMLMMNSGKLQSGSPAMGSWVNYGLGSVNENLPGFVVMLDETGGPISGAKNWASGYMPASYAGTVFRAEGSPINDLKLPGGVTRPMQRDVLDSLRRLNERHLAQRADNTDLSSRIASYELAFNMQQEAPEAVDLGQESEATRAMYGLDDKETNPFGTRCLLARRMVERGVRFIQVYSGGAHNDDNWDAHGDLIKNHGRLAKATDQPIAALLKDLKQRGLLDETLVVWGGEFGRQPTAEYAVGTGRDHNSYGFTMWMAGGGIKGGVSVGATDEIGSNAVVDPFHVKRLHATVLQQMGLDPNGLSYFFRGLDQKLVGVEHTEPIHQIIA is encoded by the coding sequence ATGACAGCGAACAAACGACACCGTGACTTCTGCGGTCGGACCCGCCGCGAGTTCGTCTGGGAGACCGGCTGCGGCTTCGGCGCCGCCGCGCTGACCGGCATGCTCGCCAGGGACGCCGGCGCCGCCCGTTTGGCGGGCGAGAACCCGCTGGCCCCGGCCCCGCCGACTGGCATCGGCAAGGCGAAGAGCGTCATCTTCCTGTTCATGTACGGCGGGCCAAGCCACATCGACACCTTCGACTACAAGCCGTCGATGGTGGGGATGGACGGCAAGACCATCGAGGTCAAGACCTTCGGCCGCGGCGGCCACAAGAACCAGGGCCGCATCGTCGAGCCGCGGTGGAAGTTTCGGCAGCGGGGCGAGTGCGGCAAGTGGGTCAGCGACCTCTACCCGCACCTAGGCGGCTGCGTCGACGACATCGCGTTCCTGCACTCGATGACCGCCGAGTCGCCGATCCACGGCTCGGCGATGCTGATGATGAACTCCGGCAAGCTGCAGAGCGGCAGCCCGGCGATGGGGTCGTGGGTCAACTACGGCCTGGGCTCGGTGAACGAGAACCTGCCCGGCTTCGTGGTCATGCTCGACGAGACCGGCGGCCCGATCAGCGGCGCCAAGAACTGGGCCAGCGGCTACATGCCCGCCAGCTACGCCGGCACGGTGTTCCGCGCCGAGGGCTCGCCGATCAACGACCTCAAGCTCCCCGGCGGCGTGACCCGGCCGATGCAGCGGGACGTGCTCGACTCGCTCCGCCGGCTGAATGAGCGGCACCTGGCGCAGCGGGCCGACAACACCGACCTGTCGTCGCGGATCGCGTCGTACGAGCTGGCGTTCAACATGCAACAGGAGGCGCCCGAGGCGGTCGACCTCGGCCAGGAGAGCGAGGCCACCCGCGCCATGTACGGCCTCGACGACAAGGAGACCAACCCGTTCGGCACGCGGTGCCTGCTGGCCCGGCGGATGGTCGAGCGCGGCGTGCGGTTCATCCAGGTCTACTCCGGCGGAGCCCACAACGACGACAACTGGGACGCCCACGGCGACCTGATCAAGAACCACGGGCGGCTCGCCAAGGCGACCGACCAGCCGATTGCCGCCCTGCTCAAGGACCTCAAGCAGCGGGGCCTGCTCGACGAGACGCTCGTCGTGTGGGGCGGCGAGTTCGGCCGCCAGCCGACCGCCGAGTACGCGGTCGGCACCGGACGCGACCACAACTCCTACGGCTTCACCATGTGGATGGCCGGGGGCGGCATCAAGGGGGGCGTCAGCGTCGGCGCGACCGACGAGATCGGCTCGAACGCCGTGGTCGACCCCTTCCACGTCAAGCGGCTGCACGCCACGGTGCTGCAGCAGATGGGCCTGGACCCCAACGGCCTGAGCTACTTCTTCCGCGGGCTTGACCAGAAGCTGGTGGGGGTAGAACACACCGAGCCGATCCACCAGATTATTGCGTAG
- a CDS encoding PRC-barrel domain-containing protein, translating to MSTLAKRTSLSAGTLIGDKVNNRAGDNVGSVKEIMIDLNSGRISYVVVSVGGFLGIGDKLFAIPWKALEVDTDNHALLFDVSKEQLEQAPGFDQDDWPDMADPKWGQAVHAYYKTKPYWELDS from the coding sequence ATGTCGACCCTAGCAAAACGGACCTCACTGTCGGCGGGCACGCTGATTGGCGACAAGGTCAACAACCGCGCGGGCGACAACGTCGGCTCGGTTAAGGAGATCATGATCGATCTGAACAGCGGTCGGATCTCTTACGTGGTGGTCTCGGTGGGCGGCTTCCTCGGCATCGGCGACAAGCTGTTTGCGATTCCTTGGAAGGCGCTCGAGGTGGACACCGACAACCACGCCCTGCTGTTCGATGTCAGCAAGGAGCAGCTCGAGCAGGCGCCCGGCTTCGACCAGGACGACTGGCCCGACATGGCCGACCCAAAGTGGGGCCAGGCGGTTCACGCCTATTACAAGACCAAGCCGTACTGGGAGCTCGACTCCTGA
- a CDS encoding RNA-binding S4 domain-containing protein, with protein MDSPKQDGEPTIHLDQFLKAHGLVGTGGQAKVVIQGGEVLLNGQVETRRRKQLREGDLVGFEGEEYRVEFGG; from the coding sequence ATGGATTCCCCGAAGCAAGACGGCGAGCCAACGATCCACCTCGACCAGTTCCTCAAGGCCCACGGCCTGGTGGGGACCGGCGGTCAGGCGAAGGTGGTGATCCAGGGCGGCGAGGTGCTGCTCAACGGTCAGGTCGAGACCCGCCGCCGCAAGCAGCTCCGCGAGGGGGACCTCGTGGGGTTCGAGGGCGAGGAGTACCGCGTGGAGTTCGGCGGCTAA
- the pdxH gene encoding pyridoxamine 5'-phosphate oxidase codes for MSVAESLEDFRRHYLRDGLRKADCDPCPTNQLKRWVQEALDASPGEWFEVNAMTLSTASAAGQVSSRVVLLKRLDERGLVFFTNYASEKGRQLAENPRASLAFYWPHLERQVRVAGEVTRVSAEVSDEYFQSRPRGSQLGALASEQSEVVAGREVLEKQLGELEQQYDGQQVPRPTEWGGYLLAPAEFEFWQGRPDRLHDRIRYRRASSDWMIERLSP; via the coding sequence ATGAGTGTTGCCGAGTCACTTGAAGATTTTCGCCGCCACTACTTGCGCGACGGGCTGCGCAAAGCCGATTGCGACCCCTGCCCCACCAACCAGCTCAAGCGTTGGGTGCAGGAAGCCCTGGACGCGTCGCCCGGCGAGTGGTTCGAAGTCAACGCCATGACGCTCTCGACCGCGTCGGCTGCCGGTCAGGTTTCATCGCGGGTAGTGCTGCTGAAGCGGCTTGACGAACGCGGTCTGGTGTTCTTTACCAACTACGCCTCGGAGAAGGGACGCCAGCTCGCCGAGAACCCCCGCGCGTCGCTCGCGTTCTACTGGCCGCACCTCGAGCGTCAGGTACGCGTGGCCGGCGAGGTGACCCGTGTGTCGGCCGAGGTCTCCGACGAGTACTTCCAGTCGCGTCCGCGGGGGAGCCAGCTCGGCGCGTTGGCGTCGGAACAATCGGAAGTCGTAGCGGGCCGCGAGGTGCTCGAGAAGCAGCTCGGCGAACTCGAGCAGCAGTACGATGGCCAGCAAGTGCCCCGGCCCACCGAGTGGGGCGGCTACTTGCTCGCTCCGGCCGAGTTCGAGTTCTGGCAGGGCCGACCCGATCGGCTGCACGACCGCATCCGGTACCGCCGGGCGTCGAGCGACTGGATGATCGAGCGGCTTTCCCCGTAG
- a CDS encoding PSD1 and planctomycete cytochrome C domain-containing protein: MLAAFTAATIPPFCAAQEAEVSFAEDIKPLLARRCYACHGPDDQSSGVALHERELAIAVADSGERAIVPGKPDASELLARVASHDEFERMPPEGEPLKDEEIDLLRRWIEQGAEWSNHWAFEPMQRPEAPEVEDAEWSANPIDAFVYAKLDEHHLRPAAQADRRTLARRLYFGVTGLPPTAAQLDAFLANESPDAWSELVGELLASPHYGEHWARHWLDLVRYAETNSFERDGQKPNAWKYRDYVIRSLNNDKPYDQFLREQLAGDELDEVNEDTITATGYYRLGIWDDEPADPAQARYDGWDDIISTTGQVMLGLTVGCARCHDHKIDPIPQADYYGMLSFFADVTPYGDRGDQQTNSQWVMEGAERSAERKKLQRSMQKIQRERVSMEEVGIKRMTAPDQRRSETHERKALLDEKLEQFLNESEWDQYQATRKRQRDLRRRLKALPEAESIMALATCIPKPEPTHIMMRGNPHAPGEVVEPHFPELFGQPAPEIPAADPNAHSAGRRRVLADWVTSPDNRLTARVIVNRVWQHHFGRGIVRSTNNFGQLGTPPTHPELLDWLAQWLVEHDWQLKPLHELILTSRAYQMSSAANPEALAADPTNDLLWRFDMRRLHSEEIRDALLVVTDNFNPQMYGPSFYPRLSQEVFATQSRPGEGWGDSTDEEVARRSVYMYIKRSLLPPFQTAFDFPDVDISCEARFVTVQPGQALTLMNGDYANLAASRLADRVEERGGDARQRVATAVEIALNRQAEEDEVIEGLAMIDRLRAEHGLDDRQALHQWCLTVINLSEFIFLD, encoded by the coding sequence ATGCTTGCCGCGTTCACGGCCGCGACAATCCCTCCGTTTTGTGCAGCGCAGGAGGCCGAGGTTAGCTTTGCCGAGGACATCAAGCCACTGCTCGCGCGGCGGTGCTACGCGTGCCACGGCCCCGACGACCAGTCAAGCGGTGTGGCGCTGCACGAGCGCGAGCTGGCCATCGCTGTGGCCGATTCGGGCGAGCGGGCGATCGTCCCCGGCAAGCCCGACGCGAGCGAGCTGCTCGCCCGCGTCGCGTCGCACGACGAGTTCGAGCGGATGCCGCCCGAGGGCGAGCCGCTCAAGGACGAAGAGATCGACCTGCTCCGCCGCTGGATCGAGCAGGGCGCCGAGTGGTCGAACCACTGGGCGTTCGAGCCGATGCAGCGGCCCGAGGCGCCTGAAGTCGAAGACGCCGAGTGGTCGGCCAACCCGATCGACGCGTTCGTCTACGCCAAGCTTGACGAGCACCACCTGCGGCCCGCGGCGCAAGCCGACAGGCGGACCCTCGCGCGGCGGCTCTACTTTGGCGTGACCGGCCTGCCGCCGACCGCCGCGCAGCTCGACGCGTTTCTCGCCAACGAGTCACCCGACGCTTGGAGCGAACTGGTGGGCGAGCTGCTCGCGTCACCGCACTACGGCGAGCACTGGGCCCGGCACTGGCTCGACCTGGTCCGCTACGCGGAGACCAACAGCTTTGAGCGCGACGGGCAGAAGCCGAACGCCTGGAAGTACCGCGACTACGTCATCCGCTCGCTCAACAACGACAAGCCGTACGACCAGTTCCTTCGCGAGCAGCTGGCCGGCGACGAGCTGGACGAGGTCAACGAGGACACCATCACCGCCACCGGCTACTACCGCCTCGGCATCTGGGACGACGAACCCGCCGACCCGGCCCAGGCACGGTACGACGGCTGGGACGACATCATCTCGACTACCGGCCAGGTGATGCTGGGGCTGACGGTCGGCTGCGCGCGGTGCCACGACCACAAGATCGACCCGATCCCGCAGGCCGACTACTACGGCATGCTGTCGTTCTTCGCTGACGTCACGCCGTACGGCGATCGCGGCGACCAGCAGACCAACAGCCAGTGGGTGATGGAGGGCGCCGAACGCTCGGCCGAACGGAAGAAGCTGCAGCGGTCGATGCAGAAGATCCAGCGGGAGCGGGTCTCGATGGAGGAGGTCGGCATCAAACGGATGACCGCGCCCGACCAACGCCGCAGCGAGACCCACGAGCGCAAGGCCCTGCTGGACGAGAAGCTCGAGCAGTTTCTCAACGAGTCGGAGTGGGATCAGTACCAGGCGACCCGCAAGCGTCAGCGCGACCTCCGCCGCCGCCTGAAGGCGCTGCCCGAGGCCGAGTCGATTATGGCGTTGGCGACCTGCATCCCAAAACCCGAGCCGACCCACATCATGATGCGGGGCAACCCCCACGCCCCGGGCGAGGTGGTCGAGCCGCACTTCCCGGAGCTGTTCGGGCAGCCCGCCCCCGAGATCCCAGCCGCAGACCCCAACGCCCACTCGGCGGGGCGGCGCCGCGTGCTGGCCGACTGGGTCACCTCGCCCGACAACCGGCTCACCGCCCGGGTGATCGTCAACCGCGTCTGGCAGCACCACTTCGGCCGCGGCATCGTCCGTTCGACCAACAACTTCGGCCAACTCGGCACGCCGCCGACACACCCGGAGCTGCTCGACTGGCTCGCGCAGTGGCTCGTTGAGCACGACTGGCAGCTGAAGCCGCTGCACGAGCTGATCCTCACCTCGCGGGCGTACCAGATGTCTTCGGCCGCCAACCCCGAGGCGCTGGCCGCCGACCCGACCAACGACCTCCTGTGGCGGTTCGACATGCGGCGGCTGCACTCCGAAGAGATCCGCGACGCCCTCTTGGTGGTGACCGACAACTTCAACCCGCAGATGTACGGGCCGAGCTTCTACCCGCGGCTCTCGCAGGAGGTGTTCGCCACCCAGTCGCGGCCGGGCGAGGGCTGGGGCGACTCGACCGACGAGGAGGTCGCACGCCGCAGCGTGTACATGTACATCAAGCGGTCCCTTCTGCCGCCGTTCCAGACCGCCTTCGACTTCCCGGATGTCGACATCAGCTGCGAGGCCCGCTTTGTCACCGTGCAGCCGGGCCAGGCCCTGACGCTGATGAACGGCGACTACGCCAACCTGGCCGCCAGCCGATTGGCCGACCGCGTCGAAGAACGCGGCGGCGACGCTCGGCAGCGGGTCGCGACGGCGGTCGAGATCGCCCTCAACCGCCAAGCCGAGGAGGACGAGGTAATCGAGGGCCTGGCAATGATCGACCGGCTGCGGGCCGAGCACGGCCTGGACGACCGCCAGGCCCTGCACCAGTGGTGCCTGACCGTGATCAACCTCTCGGAATTCATTTTCCTCGACTGA